The Impatiens glandulifera chromosome 3, dImpGla2.1, whole genome shotgun sequence genome contains a region encoding:
- the LOC124930936 gene encoding UDP-N-acetylglucosamine transporter ROCK1, with amino-acid sequence MAGSQSKDSISASSRVWLYSLLLTLQYGAQPLISKRLVRREVIVTSSVLTCEMAKVICALMLIIREGRLKSLFKNWTLVGSLTASGLPAAIYALQNSLLQIAYKNLDSLTFSILNQTKLFFTALFTYLILGQKQTIQQIGALFLLVIAAVLLSVGEGSSKGSHDSKDPDQILFYGIIPVLVASVLSGLASALCQWASQVKKQASYLMTVEMSIVGSLCLLASTYSSPDGEAIRKHGFFYGWTLLTMIPVLLNALGGILVGLVTSYAGGVRKGFVIVSALLVTATLQFMFDGKAPSVYCLLALPLVMLSISIYNKYPYRIKKKES; translated from the exons ATGGCTGGAAGCCAGTCCAAGGACTCCATCAGTGCGAGTTCTCGAGTCTGGCTTTATTCTTTGCTGCTTACGCTGCAGTACGGCGCGCAACCGCTGATTTCAAAACGTCTTGTTAG GAGAGAAGTTATTGTGACTTCCTCAGTTTTGACATGCGAGATGGCAAAG GTTATTTGTGCTCTTATGTTGATTATACGGGAGGGTAGATTGAAGAGCCTTTTCAAGAACTGGACTTTAGTTGGTTCATTAACTGCTTCTGGACTTCCAGCAGCCATATATGCACTGCAAAACAGCTTGTTGCAGATTGCCTACAAAAATCTGGATTCTCTCACTTTCTCAATTTTGAACCAGACAAAACTGTTCTTTACTGCAttgtttacatatttaattttagg GCAGAAACAAACAATTCAACAAATTGGAGCTCTCTTTTTATTGGTAATTGCAGCTGTTTTATTGAGTGTTGGTGAAGGGTCTAGCAAAGGTTCTCATGATAGCAAAGATCCTgatcagattttattttatggtATCATTCCTGTCTTGGTGGCATCTGTGCTATCTGGACTGGCTTCTGCTCTCTGTCAGTGGGCTTCTCAG GTCAAGAAACAGGCCTCTTACTTGATGACTGTGGAAATGTCTATAGTCGGAAGTCTTTGTTTGTTGGCTAGCACATATAGCTCTCCAGATGGTGAAGCTATCAGAAAGCATGGATTCTTCTATGGTTGGACCCTGTTAACTATG ATCCCAGTATTATTGAATGCTCTAGGTGGAATTCTTGTTGGTTTGGTAACATCATATGCTGGTGGCGTCCGCAAG GGATTTGTGATTGTTTCTGCACTTCTTGTAACCGCAACACTTCAATTTATGTTTGACGGAAAAGCACCTTCAGTCTACTGCCTGTTGGCTCTTCCTCTTGTGATgcttagtatttctatatacAACAAATACCCATACCGCATCAAGAAGAAGGAATCTTAA